One window from the genome of Candidatus Chlorohelix allophototropha encodes:
- a CDS encoding ABC transporter ATP-binding protein, which translates to MLLLDKVNKTFTTEIAVEGETGNTGRKKKSKVVKTRIQAANEISFSVETGDIFGFLGPNGAGKTTTIRMILDILRPDSGTITWKGKSIIDIPRRSFGYLPEERGLYPKMVVDEQLIFLARLLGTPKKVAEEHLNYWLDRFDIQQNRKKKLEELSKGNQQKIQFLAAVLHDPEILIMDEPFSGLDPINVNQLKEAFLEMHKRGKTIIFSTHQMEQVEELCEDIVLINKGQVLLHGNLREIKSGTGRKVVRLALQNDIEMLWLDQIPGVSVTKRRADYVELHLSAPTTTDDLLRLVLQRGDHVLRFELAEPSLNDIFIEKVAGVSITEDPNRFAAVAKEYNQTLTAAKS; encoded by the coding sequence ATGCTCTTGTTGGATAAGGTCAACAAAACCTTTACAACCGAGATAGCGGTTGAAGGCGAAACAGGTAATACCGGACGCAAAAAAAAGAGTAAAGTCGTAAAAACTCGGATACAAGCCGCCAATGAAATTAGTTTCTCCGTTGAGACAGGCGATATATTCGGTTTTCTCGGTCCGAATGGAGCGGGCAAAACTACCACAATTCGCATGATTCTGGACATTTTGCGTCCTGATAGCGGTACTATTACCTGGAAGGGGAAATCGATCATTGACATACCTAGGCGAAGCTTTGGATATTTGCCGGAAGAACGCGGTTTATACCCCAAAATGGTGGTGGACGAACAGCTTATCTTTCTGGCGCGATTACTTGGAACTCCCAAAAAAGTAGCAGAAGAACATTTAAATTATTGGCTTGATCGTTTTGACATCCAGCAGAACCGCAAGAAAAAGCTTGAAGAACTTTCCAAAGGTAATCAGCAAAAAATCCAGTTCCTAGCGGCGGTACTACACGACCCTGAAATCCTAATTATGGATGAGCCTTTCAGTGGACTTGACCCAATAAATGTTAACCAGCTAAAAGAAGCCTTCCTTGAGATGCACAAGCGTGGAAAAACGATTATCTTCAGCACTCACCAGATGGAGCAGGTGGAAGAGTTGTGCGAAGACATCGTGCTTATCAACAAGGGGCAGGTATTGCTACACGGCAATTTGCGTGAGATAAAGAGCGGAACAGGCAGAAAAGTGGTACGCCTTGCGCTACAAAATGATATTGAAATGCTCTGGCTTGACCAGATACCGGGAGTATCCGTCACCAAACGTCGTGCCGATTATGTGGAATTGCATCTTTCTGCGCCCACCACTACCGACGATTTGCTACGACTGGTGTTACAGCGAGGCGACCATGTATTGCGCTTCGAATTGGCAGAACCGTCACTTAACGACATCTTTATCGAGAAGGTAGCGGGTGTTTCCATAACCGAAGACCCCAACCGCTTCGCCGCAGTGGCAAAGGAATATAACCAGACGCTGACTGCTGCAAAGTCTTGA
- a CDS encoding ABC transporter permease yields the protein MITIIITILVFLGYMYVPVIITAITGGSQTHLSIVNNTKESNIGGLELTTFLDDYLNTNVNYSLNGVTTNKPKKPPFVISYSSTDQVDRLKQQVRDGKINGVLQISRDSKNELSFDYYTKDGRNGTSTQRVSDAATRLTIADRLVRANVPPQVTTTPASIKVTDTELERSQNKGIAKDEAQVAASYGVVLILIIMLFISLNAFGSIIAQGVAEEKSSRVMEIMISAAKPTDIMFGKVFGIGLLGLVSILIVGLVAVPALLLQGPITEALTGDASSNSFNLSGFDISTLGYFLLFYLGGFFLYSMLYAAAGSLCSRSEDVNQSIAPISTLMMIAYFVSIFGLQAIDAIWVKVLSFVPFFSPILMLARVGFGSVEPWEIALSFLLLAGGIVVSGWYAARIYRAGVLLYGKRPSMFQALGLSRISK from the coding sequence TTGATAACAATAATAATCACCATTTTGGTGTTTTTAGGTTACATGTATGTTCCGGTAATTATCACTGCCATTACAGGTGGTTCACAGACCCACCTGTCAATTGTAAACAATACTAAAGAGTCGAATATAGGCGGGCTTGAGCTTACTACTTTCCTTGATGATTATCTCAATACTAACGTCAATTATTCACTGAACGGCGTAACCACCAACAAACCCAAGAAACCGCCTTTTGTCATCAGCTACAGTTCTACCGATCAGGTGGATAGACTGAAACAACAAGTACGGGATGGAAAAATCAACGGTGTTCTGCAAATCAGCCGTGACAGTAAAAATGAATTGAGTTTTGATTACTATACCAAAGATGGTCGAAACGGTACTTCTACCCAGCGTGTCTCTGATGCAGCAACCCGCTTAACCATTGCCGACAGGCTTGTGCGAGCGAATGTCCCGCCGCAGGTTACTACCACCCCTGCTTCTATCAAAGTGACCGATACCGAACTGGAACGCAGTCAGAACAAAGGTATTGCCAAAGATGAAGCACAGGTAGCGGCTTCCTACGGGGTGGTTTTGATATTGATAATTATGCTTTTTATTTCCCTGAACGCTTTCGGCTCGATTATTGCACAAGGCGTGGCAGAAGAAAAGAGCAGTCGAGTGATGGAAATCATGATTAGCGCGGCAAAACCCACCGATATAATGTTCGGCAAAGTGTTCGGCATTGGCTTGTTGGGTTTGGTTTCCATCCTAATAGTTGGGCTGGTAGCAGTACCCGCCTTGCTTTTACAAGGACCAATTACCGAAGCATTGACCGGGGATGCCAGTTCAAACTCCTTCAACTTGTCTGGTTTTGATATCTCTACTCTTGGCTACTTCCTGTTATTCTATCTGGGCGGCTTCTTCCTATATTCGATGCTCTATGCTGCCGCCGGGAGTTTGTGCAGTCGCTCAGAAGATGTCAACCAATCCATTGCGCCTATCTCTACGTTGATGATGATCGCGTATTTCGTGTCAATCTTCGGCTTACAGGCAATTGATGCGATATGGGTAAAGGTGTTGTCCTTCGTACCCTTCTTCAGCCCAATATTGATGCTGGCGCGAGTGGGTTTTGGCTCGGTTGAGCCGTGGGAAATCGCGTTGTCATTTTTGCTATTGGCAGGGGGTATCGTGGTTAGCGGTTGGTATGCAGCGCGGATTTACCGAGCAGGCGTACTGCTTTACGGCAAACGCCCCTCCATGTTCCAAGCGTTGGGGCTGAGTCGTATCAGCAAATAA